The Candidatus Saccharibacteria bacterium oral taxon 488 genome has a segment encoding these proteins:
- a CDS encoding alanine--tRNA ligase codes for MNAQEIRLKYLDFYSKQAHAVIRRAPLILTDDPTTLFTGAGMQPMIPYLLGEPHPEGKRIADSQTCLRAQDIDDIGDNRHTTFFEMLGNWSLGDYFKKEQINWMWQFLSEEVGLDMNRIYITCYIGDERYNIPKDTEAAEIWAELYETAGLSSGQADIGSEEAGYMRGIHPGERIFYYDGSKNWWSRNGGPETTPIGDPCGPDSEMFYEFDFIEHDPKFGEHCHPNCDCGRFMEIGNNVFMAYKKVADGVFEPLEKPNIDHGSGLERIAAAVNNDPDVFKISLLWPIVEKLQDLSGKKYASHTESMRVIADHLRAATFMAVDGCVPSNKEQGYVMRRLLRRAIRYSFDLGIEQNFLEEVVPVIADLYEADFPEVKENRESIIAVLVKEEKAFRQTLRKGLRQMQHYIDDGLTGEELFTLYDTFGFPVELSTEEAYKQGIKLSDNWRAEFDARMAEQRQRSKTARKGQFSGGLEGHDPIHLKYHTATHLLGAALRKVLKAPDLQQHGSNITAQRLRFDFNHDKLTPEEKQAVEDQVNAWIDADLPVSFAVYPTDEALNMGAIGAFGERYGDTVKVYSIGEGDNVISFEVCGGPHVEHTGILAEGGKRFTITKEEASAAGIRRIKAILA; via the coding sequence GGCTCATGCAGTCATTAGGCGCGCGCCGCTGATTCTAACCGACGATCCGACAACACTATTTACCGGTGCGGGCATGCAGCCAATGATCCCGTACCTGCTGGGTGAGCCGCATCCTGAGGGTAAGCGAATCGCTGATTCACAGACGTGCTTGCGGGCCCAAGACATTGATGATATCGGTGATAACCGCCACACGACGTTTTTTGAAATGCTCGGTAACTGGAGTTTGGGTGATTATTTCAAAAAAGAGCAGATCAATTGGATGTGGCAATTCCTGTCCGAAGAGGTTGGGCTGGACATGAACCGGATTTATATCACCTGCTACATTGGTGATGAACGCTACAATATTCCTAAGGATACTGAGGCAGCGGAAATCTGGGCGGAGCTATACGAAACAGCAGGCCTGAGCAGCGGTCAGGCCGATATTGGTTCGGAAGAAGCCGGTTATATGCGTGGTATTCACCCGGGTGAGCGAATTTTTTACTATGATGGTAGTAAGAACTGGTGGAGCCGCAACGGCGGGCCAGAGACCACGCCAATTGGTGATCCGTGCGGGCCGGATAGCGAGATGTTTTATGAGTTTGACTTCATTGAGCACGATCCGAAGTTTGGCGAGCATTGTCATCCGAACTGCGATTGTGGTCGCTTTATGGAGATTGGTAATAATGTCTTTATGGCCTATAAAAAGGTGGCGGACGGTGTGTTTGAGCCGCTAGAAAAGCCAAACATTGATCATGGTTCGGGCCTGGAGCGAATTGCGGCGGCCGTGAATAATGACCCCGACGTTTTCAAGATTAGCTTGCTGTGGCCAATCGTCGAGAAATTGCAGGATTTGAGCGGCAAAAAGTACGCGTCACATACCGAAAGTATGCGGGTAATCGCTGATCATCTGAGGGCCGCTACCTTTATGGCGGTTGACGGCTGCGTGCCGAGCAATAAGGAACAGGGCTACGTGATGCGCCGCCTGTTGCGCCGGGCGATTCGCTATAGTTTTGACCTAGGGATCGAGCAGAATTTCCTCGAGGAGGTCGTGCCGGTGATCGCTGATTTATATGAAGCGGATTTCCCAGAAGTTAAGGAAAACCGCGAGAGTATCATCGCTGTTCTCGTTAAGGAAGAAAAAGCCTTCCGCCAAACGCTGCGCAAAGGTCTCAGGCAAATGCAGCATTATATCGACGACGGCTTGACTGGCGAAGAGCTATTTACGCTATATGATACGTTTGGCTTTCCGGTGGAGCTGAGTACCGAAGAGGCCTATAAACAAGGTATCAAGCTTTCTGATAACTGGCGCGCCGAATTTGATGCGCGAATGGCCGAGCAACGCCAACGTTCCAAAACTGCGCGCAAAGGGCAATTTAGCGGCGGCCTAGAGGGTCACGATCCGATTCATCTGAAATATCATACGGCGACGCACTTGTTGGGGGCGGCACTGCGCAAAGTTCTGAAGGCGCCGGATTTGCAGCAGCATGGCAGCAATATCACTGCCCAGCGCCTGCGTTTCGATTTTAATCACGATAAATTGACACCAGAGGAAAAACAGGCGGTGGAAGATCAAGTCAATGCTTGGATCGACGCAGATTTACCAGTCAGTTTTGCCGTCTATCCGACTGACGAGGCGCTAAACATGGGCGCAATCGGCGCCTTTGGCGAGCGCTACGGCGACACGGTGAAAGTCTATTCCATCGGCGAAGGCGATAACGTCATTAGCTTTGAAGTCTGCGGTGGCCCACACGTCGAACACACCGGCATCTTGGCCGAGGGCGGCAAGCGCTTTACGATCACCAAAGAAGAGGCGAGTGCTGCTGGGATTCGGCGGATTAAGGCGATACTTGCCTGA